A genome region from Empedobacter falsenii includes the following:
- the catB gene encoding type B chloramphenicol O-acetyltransferase, producing the protein MKNFFESPFKGKIIKDHITNPNIISGKYSYYSGYYHGHSFDDCARYLFPDRNDVDKLIIGSYCSIGSGASFIMAGNQGHKYDWISSFPFFYMSEFDVFSKSQDGFQKAGDTVVGNDVWIGSEAMIMPGVQIGDGAVIGSRALVTKDVEPYSIVGGNPAKLIKKRFSDDDIQKLQEMKWWEWDEETLFEAMPILCSNKIDLLYKFFRKMK; encoded by the coding sequence ATGAAAAATTTCTTCGAAAGTCCTTTTAAAGGAAAAATAATCAAAGACCACATAACTAATCCCAATATAATTTCGGGTAAATATTCTTATTATTCTGGTTATTATCACGGTCATTCATTTGACGATTGTGCTCGTTATCTGTTTCCGGACAGGAATGATGTCGATAAACTAATTATCGGTTCTTATTGTTCAATAGGGAGCGGTGCAAGTTTCATAATGGCAGGTAATCAAGGTCATAAATATGATTGGATTTCCAGTTTTCCATTTTTTTATATGTCTGAATTTGATGTTTTCAGTAAAAGCCAAGATGGATTTCAAAAAGCAGGAGATACAGTTGTTGGGAATGATGTTTGGATTGGTAGTGAAGCTATGATAATGCCAGGAGTTCAGATAGGAGATGGAGCTGTTATTGGCAGTCGTGCTTTGGTTACAAAAGATGTTGAACCTTATTCAATTGTAGGGGGAAATCCAGCCAAATTGATAAAAAAGAGATTTAGTGATGATGACATCCAAAAATTGCAGGAAATGAAATGGTGGGAATGGGATGAAGAAACCCTTTTTGAAGCAATGCCAATTCTTTGTTCAAATAAAATCGATTTGTTGTACAAGTTTTTTAGAAAAATGAAATGA